The Devosia sp. MC521 genome has a segment encoding these proteins:
- a CDS encoding YebC/PmpR family DNA-binding transcriptional regulator, with amino-acid sequence MAGHSHAKNIMHRKGKSDAIRSKIFSKLAREITVAAKMGQPDPAFNPRLRLAITNARSQSMPKDNIERAVKKASGGDAENYDEIRYEGYGPGGVAVIVEALTDNRNRTASNVRSYFSKNGGALGETGSVGFMFDRVGEITYPAAVGTEDKVMEAAIEAGADDVESDDEGHYIYTSFEGMAEVSAALEQVLGEAETVKAVWKPQNRTPIDAEKGATLMKLIATLEEDDDVQNVYSNFDMSEEDAAKLV; translated from the coding sequence ATGGCTGGCCATTCCCACGCCAAGAACATTATGCACCGCAAGGGCAAGAGCGATGCTATTCGCTCCAAGATATTTTCGAAGCTCGCCCGCGAAATCACCGTGGCGGCCAAGATGGGTCAGCCTGACCCAGCGTTTAACCCACGTCTGCGTTTGGCCATCACCAATGCGCGCTCGCAGTCGATGCCAAAAGACAATATCGAACGCGCAGTGAAAAAGGCGTCCGGTGGCGACGCTGAGAACTATGACGAAATCCGCTATGAAGGCTACGGCCCGGGTGGTGTTGCCGTCATCGTTGAAGCGCTGACTGACAACCGCAACCGCACGGCCTCGAACGTTCGTTCGTACTTCTCCAAGAACGGTGGCGCCTTGGGTGAAACCGGTTCGGTCGGCTTCATGTTCGATCGCGTTGGCGAAATCACCTACCCGGCTGCAGTCGGTACGGAAGACAAGGTCATGGAAGCGGCGATTGAGGCCGGTGCCGATGACGTTGAGAGCGACGACGAAGGCCACTACATCTACACCAGCTTTGAAGGCATGGCCGAAGTCTCGGCCGCGCTTGAGCAGGTGTTGGGCGAAGCTGAAACGGTCAAGGCCGTCTGGAAGCCTCAGAACCGTACGCCGATTGACGCTGAAAAGGGTGCAACCCTGATGAAGCTGATCGCGACCCTCGAAGAAGATGACGACGTTCAGAACGTCTACTCGAACTTTGACATGAGCGAAGAAGACGCTGCCAAGCTCGTCTAA
- a CDS encoding sodium:alanine symporter family protein gives MLDPIINFLNDIFWGYVLVYGLIAVGLFFTIRLRFVQFVHFGEMFRAVVGSKANDKAGITPFQALCTSLASRVGTGNLAGVAVALYLGGPGAIFWMWVVALLGMATAYSESTLAQLYKIKNQNGDYRGGPAFYIARGLKAPWAGALFSVCLILAFGLVFNAVQANSIADAAAGAFGFDKLWVGISLAVLTGIVIFGGIRGVAYVSQVVVPIMAGIYLLVALWVVAMHITEVPDMLGLIVRSAFGLEAAGGGIAGAMLNGVKRGLFSNEAGMGSAPNIAAVATPDPHHPSSQGFVQALGVFIDTILVCTATALLILLSGVMVPGSDLTGTPLTQAAMTVHIGGFGNAFIAIAIFFFAFTSIIGNYTYAENAMTFLKLGNFPALTVLRLAAMGMVIWGSVETVATVFNAADASMGLMATINLIAIVLLSGTVAKLTKDYVDQRKAGKVPTFQASDYPELDGKIDHSIWNRQDPG, from the coding sequence ATGCTTGATCCCATCATCAATTTTCTGAACGACATATTCTGGGGCTATGTCCTCGTTTATGGCCTAATTGCCGTTGGGTTATTCTTCACGATCCGGTTGCGGTTCGTGCAGTTTGTCCATTTCGGTGAGATGTTTCGAGCGGTTGTCGGTTCAAAGGCCAACGACAAAGCCGGGATCACACCCTTTCAGGCCCTCTGCACCTCACTGGCATCCCGTGTTGGCACGGGGAACCTCGCCGGTGTCGCGGTGGCTCTTTATCTTGGCGGTCCCGGCGCTATCTTTTGGATGTGGGTGGTTGCGCTCCTCGGCATGGCCACGGCCTATTCTGAATCGACGCTCGCCCAGCTCTATAAAATCAAAAACCAGAACGGCGATTATCGCGGTGGGCCCGCGTTTTATATCGCGCGTGGCCTCAAAGCTCCGTGGGCCGGTGCTCTGTTTTCGGTCTGCCTGATCCTCGCCTTTGGTCTGGTCTTTAATGCCGTTCAAGCCAACTCAATTGCTGATGCGGCCGCGGGCGCATTCGGCTTCGATAAGCTCTGGGTCGGCATTTCTCTGGCTGTGCTAACCGGCATCGTGATTTTCGGCGGTATTCGCGGCGTCGCTTATGTGTCGCAAGTGGTCGTGCCGATCATGGCCGGTATCTATCTTCTGGTCGCGCTTTGGGTCGTGGCCATGCACATCACCGAGGTGCCCGACATGCTCGGCCTCATTGTCCGCAGCGCGTTCGGTCTTGAAGCTGCTGGTGGCGGGATCGCGGGCGCGATGCTCAACGGTGTGAAGCGTGGTCTTTTTTCCAACGAGGCCGGCATGGGCTCTGCGCCCAATATCGCCGCCGTTGCAACGCCTGACCCGCACCACCCTTCATCGCAGGGCTTCGTGCAGGCGCTGGGCGTATTCATCGATACCATTCTGGTGTGTACTGCAACTGCGCTGCTTATTCTGCTTTCCGGGGTTATGGTTCCGGGCAGCGATTTGACTGGCACACCGCTGACCCAGGCCGCCATGACTGTTCACATCGGCGGGTTCGGCAATGCCTTTATCGCCATTGCGATCTTCTTTTTCGCCTTCACCTCCATCATCGGCAATTACACCTATGCCGAAAATGCCATGACCTTCCTCAAGCTGGGCAATTTTCCTGCGCTTACAGTTCTGCGCTTGGCCGCTATGGGCATGGTGATCTGGGGCTCTGTTGAAACCGTGGCGACGGTCTTTAATGCGGCCGACGCATCCATGGGGCTGATGGCGACCATCAATTTGATCGCCATTGTTCTGCTCTCCGGTACTGTTGCGAAACTGACCAAGGACTATGTCGATCAGCGTAAAGCGGGGAAGGTGCCAACCTTCCAGGCCTCGGATTATCCTGAGCTCGATGGCAAGATCGATCATTCGATCTGGAACAGGCAGGACCCCGGCTAA
- a CDS encoding TIGR00282 family metallophosphoesterase: MRLLFLGDVMGKAGRDAITERLPGLIQEYKFDFVVINGENASHGRGLTEGHYNALRDAGADIVTLGDHAFDQREALSYIEREPNLVRPINYVSGTPGRGAMMVEGRNGHRVLVVNALGRVFMPPIDDPFRAVEAAIAQAPLGHVADAILVDFHTEATSEIQAMGYFLDGRATLVVGTHTHIPTSDHRILRGGTALMADAGMCGDFDSVIGSDYEEPLNRFLSGIPTGRFVPADGEATLCGVAVETDPLTGLARYVAPLRVGGVLAQALPDFPA, encoded by the coding sequence ATGAGACTGCTTTTTCTTGGCGACGTGATGGGTAAGGCCGGACGTGATGCCATAACCGAACGCCTGCCGGGCTTGATCCAAGAATACAAATTCGATTTCGTCGTCATCAACGGCGAGAACGCCAGCCATGGGCGCGGTCTCACTGAGGGCCATTACAACGCATTGCGTGACGCGGGCGCGGACATTGTCACGCTTGGCGACCATGCTTTCGATCAGCGTGAAGCGCTTTCTTATATCGAGCGTGAACCCAATTTGGTGCGCCCGATCAATTATGTCTCTGGCACGCCGGGCCGCGGCGCAATGATGGTCGAAGGCCGCAATGGGCATCGCGTCTTGGTGGTCAATGCGCTCGGCCGCGTATTTATGCCCCCGATCGATGACCCATTCCGCGCTGTTGAAGCGGCGATCGCGCAAGCGCCACTCGGGCATGTCGCCGACGCTATTCTGGTCGACTTCCACACTGAGGCCACGTCGGAAATCCAGGCGATGGGCTATTTCTTGGATGGTCGTGCTACCCTCGTGGTTGGCACACATACCCATATCCCCACCTCCGACCACCGCATTTTGCGTGGCGGCACGGCGCTGATGGCCGACGCTGGCATGTGCGGAGATTTCGACTCTGTTATCGGCAGTGATTATGAGGAGCCGTTGAACCGGTTCCTCAGTGGCATACCGACTGGCCGATTTGTTCCGGCAGATGGTGAAGCCACGCTCTGCGGCGTCGCCGTTGAGACTGACCCACTGACGGGTCTGGCGCGTTACGTTGCACCTTTGCGGGTTGGCGGCGTACTGGCTCAGGCATTGCCGGACTTCCCTGCATAA
- a CDS encoding 5-formyltetrahydrofolate cyclo-ligase — protein sequence MAQLSVDEIKSDLRHEAYLARAALSADYRRDAALAVASHFFQSSLMSDADTVAGYWTLRDELDCLPILNALKERGGKVILPVVAASGQPLDLRLWEPDVPLEKAGFGTFGPPSTAPRAIPDVLLLPLVAFDKTGTRLGYGGGYYDRTLASLPKKPRLIGLAYAVQELDEIPRLDHDVPLDAVITETGLRMFGDTL from the coding sequence ATGGCGCAGCTGAGCGTTGATGAGATCAAGTCAGACCTGCGGCACGAAGCATACCTTGCCCGCGCGGCGCTGAGTGCCGACTATCGACGTGATGCCGCTTTGGCCGTCGCCTCCCATTTTTTCCAATCATCGCTGATGTCTGACGCCGATACTGTCGCTGGGTATTGGACACTGCGCGATGAGCTCGATTGCCTGCCGATCTTGAATGCGCTGAAAGAACGGGGCGGAAAAGTCATCTTGCCGGTGGTGGCGGCATCCGGTCAGCCGCTCGATCTAAGGCTCTGGGAGCCTGATGTTCCATTGGAAAAAGCCGGTTTTGGTACCTTCGGGCCCCCGAGCACTGCGCCACGGGCGATACCCGATGTCCTATTGCTGCCGCTCGTTGCCTTTGACAAAACAGGCACGCGTCTGGGATATGGCGGTGGGTATTACGACCGGACGCTTGCGTCCCTACCTAAAAAGCCACGGCTCATTGGATTGGCCTACGCCGTTCAAGAGCTCGATGAGATACCTCGCTTGGACCACGACGTGCCGCTAGATGCCGTCATTACAGAGACTGGCCTGCGCATGTTCGGAGACACTTTATGA
- the zapA gene encoding cell division protein ZapA translates to MPEVNVEINGRKYRMACEAGQQGHLMRLAERFDAEVEALKGAVGEIGDTRLTVMAGIAVMDELTEAEKRIAALEEQVALLTEAGQGIAEELEQTERKFTQKLDEASRTIESIASVLEQTAPVAN, encoded by the coding sequence GTGCCCGAGGTCAATGTTGAAATTAATGGCCGCAAGTACCGTATGGCTTGTGAAGCAGGTCAACAGGGGCATTTGATGCGCCTTGCCGAGCGTTTTGACGCTGAGGTTGAAGCGCTCAAGGGTGCCGTCGGCGAAATCGGGGATACCCGTCTAACGGTCATGGCAGGCATTGCCGTCATGGATGAATTGACGGAAGCGGAAAAACGCATCGCCGCTCTTGAAGAGCAAGTGGCGCTTTTGACCGAGGCCGGGCAAGGCATTGCCGAAGAGCTTGAGCAGACCGAGCGTAAGTTTACCCAGAAGCTCGATGAAGCCTCACGGACGATCGAGAGCATCGCCAGCGTTCTCGAGCAAACTGCGCCAGTTGCGAATTGA
- a CDS encoding DUF4164 family protein: MSETELQEGLQAADARFNRAIERLETSLRDLNGRIQRRQRMEVDTQRLVHERARLATELDKTAAKAKRLDDGAHEVSRRLVEAMETVRSVLQKTES, from the coding sequence ATGAGTGAGACGGAACTTCAAGAAGGGCTGCAAGCAGCCGACGCCCGTTTCAACCGGGCAATAGAAAGACTGGAAACCAGTCTGCGCGACCTTAATGGGCGTATCCAGAGACGTCAGCGCATGGAAGTGGACACGCAAAGGCTCGTGCATGAACGCGCGCGGCTTGCCACTGAGCTCGATAAAACGGCAGCAAAGGCGAAGCGTCTGGATGACGGTGCACACGAAGTGTCGCGTCGTCTCGTCGAAGCCATGGAAACCGTGCGGTCCGTGCTCCAAAAAACGGAGAGTTGA
- the tkt gene encoding transketolase, translating to MTNTAQQNELANAIRSLSMDAVEKANSGHPGLPMGCADIATVLFTKIMKFDAAAPHWADRDRFILSAGHGSMLLYSSLYLLGYEDMTIDQVKNFRQIGAKTAGHPEYGHATGIETTTGPLGAGIGNSVGFAVAEAKLAAEFGSDLVNHYTYVLAGDGCLMEGISQEAISLAGHLKLNKLIVIWDNNSITIDGAVSNACSTDQIARFQASGWNTIEIDGHDQAAIEAALLEAKKSTDKPTMIAAKTVIGRGAPKKAGTEKVHGAPLGAEELAGAKAALSIDYPAFEIPAHILDTWRAAGQRGANIRGDWEATLAASAHKAEFTRRMSGKLPTGLDAAFAAYKQKLAEDKPKVASRKASQMALEVVTKNVPEILAGSADLTHSNLTNTPDTVPFQANNRSGNYMMYGIREHEMGAAMNGVTLHGGLIPYGGTFMVFTDYARPAIRLAALMEIRSIYVMTHDSIGLGEDGPTHQPVEHLTALRAIPNLYVFRPADAMETAECWEIALASQKTPSILALSRQNLPALRTEYSVENKSAKGAYTILGDANADAVIFATGSEVAIAVEAQKELTAQGISARVVSVPSMELFNKQSDAYKAEVIGSAKARVAVEAGIEMSWNKLLGDKGRFVGMSSFGASGPIDALYAHFGITPKAVVEAVTAQL from the coding sequence ATGACGAACACAGCCCAGCAGAACGAATTGGCCAATGCCATCCGGTCTCTCTCCATGGATGCCGTCGAGAAAGCTAATTCTGGTCACCCAGGCCTTCCCATGGGCTGCGCGGATATCGCAACCGTGCTGTTCACAAAAATCATGAAGTTCGACGCTGCGGCGCCCCACTGGGCAGATCGCGATCGCTTCATTCTTTCGGCCGGTCACGGCTCGATGCTGCTCTACTCTTCGCTCTACCTTCTGGGCTATGAAGACATGACCATCGACCAGGTCAAGAACTTCCGCCAGATCGGCGCCAAGACCGCCGGTCACCCAGAATACGGTCACGCTACCGGCATCGAAACCACCACTGGCCCACTCGGCGCTGGTATCGGCAATTCGGTTGGTTTCGCTGTTGCAGAAGCCAAGCTCGCGGCCGAATTCGGCTCCGACCTTGTCAACCACTACACCTATGTTCTTGCTGGTGACGGCTGCCTCATGGAAGGCATCTCCCAAGAAGCAATTTCCCTTGCTGGCCACCTCAAGCTCAACAAGCTGATCGTCATCTGGGACAATAACAGCATCACCATCGATGGCGCAGTGTCCAACGCTTGCTCCACCGATCAAATCGCGCGTTTCCAGGCTTCGGGCTGGAACACCATCGAAATCGACGGCCACGACCAGGCAGCTATTGAAGCGGCTCTGCTCGAAGCGAAGAAGTCGACCGATAAGCCAACCATGATCGCTGCCAAGACCGTCATCGGTCGCGGCGCGCCAAAGAAGGCGGGCACCGAAAAGGTTCACGGCGCTCCACTTGGCGCTGAAGAACTCGCTGGCGCAAAGGCCGCACTCAGCATCGACTACCCAGCCTTTGAAATCCCTGCTCATATCCTCGACACGTGGCGCGCCGCTGGCCAGCGCGGTGCAAATATCCGTGGCGATTGGGAAGCGACCCTTGCCGCCTCCGCGCACAAGGCCGAGTTCACCCGCCGTATGTCGGGCAAGCTCCCAACCGGTCTGGACGCAGCCTTCGCCGCCTACAAGCAGAAGCTCGCTGAAGACAAGCCAAAGGTCGCCAGCCGCAAGGCTTCGCAGATGGCTCTCGAAGTCGTCACCAAGAACGTGCCGGAAATTCTGGCGGGTTCGGCTGACTTGACCCACTCGAACCTCACCAATACCCCGGACACCGTGCCGTTCCAGGCGAACAACCGCTCTGGCAACTACATGATGTACGGTATCCGCGAGCACGAAATGGGTGCAGCCATGAACGGCGTTACCCTTCATGGCGGCCTGATCCCATACGGCGGCACCTTCATGGTGTTCACCGACTATGCCCGCCCAGCGATCCGCCTCGCTGCGCTGATGGAAATCCGTTCGATCTACGTCATGACCCACGACTCGATCGGTCTTGGCGAAGACGGCCCAACGCACCAGCCAGTGGAGCACCTGACCGCTCTGCGCGCGATCCCGAACCTCTACGTTTTCCGTCCAGCTGACGCGATGGAAACTGCAGAATGCTGGGAAATCGCTCTGGCGTCGCAGAAGACGCCGTCCATCCTCGCGCTGTCGCGCCAGAACCTGCCGGCGCTGCGCACCGAATATTCGGTTGAGAACAAGTCGGCTAAGGGCGCATACACTATCCTCGGCGATGCCAATGCAGACGCTGTCATCTTCGCGACCGGCTCGGAAGTAGCCATCGCTGTAGAAGCGCAGAAGGAGCTGACCGCACAGGGCATTTCCGCTCGCGTCGTCTCGGTTCCGTCCATGGAACTCTTCAACAAGCAGTCTGATGCCTACAAGGCTGAAGTGATCGGTTCGGCTAAGGCACGCGTTGCTGTGGAAGCTGGCATTGAAATGAGCTGGAACAAGCTCCTTGGCGACAAGGGCCGCTTTGTTGGCATGAGCTCGTTCGGTGCTTCTGGCCCAATCGATGCGCTCTATGCCCACTTTGGCATTACGCCGAAGGCCGTTGTTGAAGCCGTCACCGCGCAGTTGTAA
- the gap gene encoding type I glyceraldehyde-3-phosphate dehydrogenase produces MAVRVAINGFGRIGRNVLRAIIESGRTDIEVVAINDLGPVETNAHLLRFDSVHGRFPHEVKVDGDTIDVGRGPIKVTAERDPANLPHAAMGVDIALECTGIFTSKEKASAHLKAGAKKVIISAPGDGADKTIVYGINHASLTKDDVVISNASCTTNCLAPVAYVLHKEFGIEKGMMTTIHSYTGDQPTLDTMHKDLYRGRAAALSQIPTSTGAAKAIGLVLPELAGKLDGVSVRVPTPNVSCVDFKFIASRNVTAEEINAAIKKYADGELKGVLGYTEVPNVSIDFNHDPHSSTMALDQTKVLGGNFVSILSWYDNEWGFSNRMSDTAVALAKTL; encoded by the coding sequence ATGGCAGTTCGCGTCGCCATCAATGGCTTTGGTCGTATTGGCCGTAACGTTTTGCGCGCTATCATCGAGTCGGGCCGTACCGACATCGAAGTCGTAGCGATCAATGACTTGGGCCCTGTAGAAACCAATGCTCACCTGCTGCGCTTTGACAGCGTGCACGGTCGCTTCCCTCATGAAGTGAAGGTGGATGGCGACACCATCGACGTTGGTCGTGGCCCAATCAAGGTCACCGCAGAGCGCGATCCAGCGAACCTGCCGCACGCCGCAATGGGCGTCGACATCGCTCTTGAGTGCACCGGTATCTTTACCTCGAAGGAAAAGGCATCGGCTCACCTCAAGGCCGGCGCGAAGAAGGTGATCATCTCGGCTCCGGGCGACGGCGCTGACAAGACCATCGTTTACGGCATTAACCACGCCAGCCTGACCAAGGATGACGTGGTGATCTCGAACGCATCGTGCACCACCAACTGCCTAGCACCAGTCGCCTATGTGCTGCACAAGGAATTCGGCATCGAGAAGGGGATGATGACCACCATCCACTCCTACACCGGTGACCAGCCGACCCTCGACACCATGCACAAGGATCTCTATCGCGGCCGCGCAGCTGCGCTCTCGCAGATCCCAACCTCGACCGGCGCTGCTAAGGCTATCGGTCTGGTTCTGCCAGAACTCGCTGGTAAGCTCGACGGTGTTTCGGTCCGTGTACCGACCCCGAACGTATCCTGCGTCGACTTCAAGTTCATCGCGTCGCGCAATGTAACCGCTGAAGAAATCAACGCTGCGATCAAGAAGTACGCCGATGGCGAACTCAAGGGCGTTCTCGGCTACACCGAAGTTCCAAACGTCTCGATCGACTTCAACCACGATCCGCACTCCTCGACCATGGCTCTGGATCAGACCAAGGTACTGGGCGGCAACTTCGTGTCGATCCTGTCCTGGTACGACAACGAGTGGGGCTTCTCCAACCGTATGTCCGACACCGCAGTGGCACTGGCAAAGACCCTCTAA
- a CDS encoding putative glycolipid-binding domain-containing protein, with product MTLNRTIAWKGLELDTLEHAHVIFNGRDTRIRGTIIGPDFGLFYRLDIDGAARVRAAKIEHTNGGVLELFSDGLGNWSDNRAEPIAALKGCLDLDIWPTPMTNSLPLWRLEPEVGVAQRLALVYIDATDLSFSRVEQIYTKLSDTAARFQSAQIDVEITLDADGLVVNYPGLFKSID from the coding sequence ATGACGCTCAATCGCACGATTGCTTGGAAAGGGCTTGAGCTTGATACGCTCGAACATGCCCACGTGATTTTCAACGGACGCGACACCCGCATTCGCGGTACGATTATTGGCCCCGACTTTGGCCTGTTTTATCGGCTCGACATTGACGGTGCAGCGCGTGTTCGTGCCGCAAAAATCGAACACACCAATGGCGGCGTGCTAGAGCTTTTCTCAGACGGCCTCGGCAATTGGAGCGACAATCGCGCCGAGCCCATCGCCGCGCTCAAAGGATGTCTCGATCTCGACATCTGGCCCACCCCGATGACCAATTCCCTTCCCCTCTGGCGGCTGGAGCCGGAGGTGGGCGTGGCTCAGCGCCTAGCCCTCGTCTATATTGACGCCACAGACCTCAGCTTTAGCCGTGTCGAGCAGATCTACACCAAGCTCTCCGACACAGCTGCGCGCTTTCAATCTGCCCAGATCGACGTTGAAATCACCCTCGATGCAGATGGTTTGGTGGTGAACTATCCGGGCTTGTTCAAATCGATAGACTAG
- a CDS encoding phosphoglycerate kinase: protein MSDSFKTLDELDLTGKRVLLRGDLNVPVADGKVTDATRIERLVPTIREIVKRDGKAIILSHFGRPKGKVDPEFSLEQVCEAVANVTKLPVGFIATDWIDVSEAGAAIDDAPEGCVLILENTRFHPGEEENDVELAERMASLGDVYVNDAFSAAHRAHASTEALARLLPAAAGLAMQAELEALEAGLGKPKKPVVAIVGGAKVSSKIDLLENLVSKVDALVIGGGMANTFLYAQGLGVGKSLCEKDLADTARRIMEKADKANCAIILPIDAVVAWEFKANTKTMLYGVDAIANDGMILDIGPSSVERINAAIDDAKTVIWNGPVGAFEIEPFDTATVAIAKHVAKRTHDGHLVSVGGGGDTVSALAHAGVKDQLTYVSTAGGAFLEWMEGKPLPGVEALKK from the coding sequence ATGAGCGATAGTTTCAAGACCCTGGATGAACTCGATCTGACCGGCAAGCGCGTGCTGCTGCGAGGCGATCTCAACGTTCCGGTTGCAGACGGCAAGGTCACAGATGCGACCCGTATCGAACGTCTGGTCCCGACCATCCGCGAAATCGTCAAGCGCGATGGCAAGGCTATCATCCTCTCCCACTTCGGCCGTCCGAAGGGCAAGGTTGATCCTGAATTCTCGCTTGAGCAGGTCTGTGAAGCTGTTGCCAATGTCACCAAGCTTCCAGTTGGCTTCATTGCTACCGATTGGATCGATGTGTCTGAAGCCGGTGCCGCGATCGACGACGCGCCGGAAGGCTGCGTCCTGATCCTGGAAAACACCCGCTTCCACCCAGGCGAAGAAGAAAACGACGTTGAACTGGCCGAACGCATGGCCAGCCTTGGCGATGTTTATGTCAATGACGCCTTCTCGGCTGCGCACCGCGCCCACGCCTCGACCGAAGCCCTAGCGCGCCTCCTGCCCGCTGCGGCCGGTCTTGCGATGCAGGCCGAGCTTGAAGCGCTTGAAGCCGGTCTCGGCAAGCCAAAGAAACCGGTCGTTGCCATTGTTGGCGGCGCTAAGGTGTCTTCCAAGATCGACCTGCTGGAAAACCTCGTTTCCAAGGTGGATGCCCTCGTTATCGGCGGCGGCATGGCCAACACCTTCCTTTACGCACAGGGTCTGGGCGTTGGTAAGTCGCTTTGCGAAAAGGACCTTGCCGATACCGCCCGTCGCATCATGGAAAAGGCCGACAAGGCCAATTGCGCCATCATTCTGCCTATCGACGCCGTCGTCGCTTGGGAGTTCAAGGCAAACACGAAAACCATGCTGTATGGGGTCGATGCCATTGCTAACGACGGCATGATCCTCGACATCGGCCCGTCCTCGGTTGAGCGCATCAATGCAGCTATCGACGACGCCAAAACCGTCATCTGGAACGGCCCAGTGGGCGCGTTTGAAATCGAGCCCTTCGATACAGCAACAGTCGCTATCGCCAAACATGTCGCCAAGCGCACTCATGACGGCCACTTGGTCTCAGTTGGTGGTGGCGGTGACACGGTCTCCGCGCTTGCCCACGCTGGCGTCAAGGATCAGCTGACCTATGTCTCGACCGCTGGCGGCGCCTTCCTTGAATGGATGGAAGGCAAGCCTTTGCCAGGCGTCGAAGCGCTCAAGAAGTAA
- a CDS encoding aldo/keto reductase, with the protein MTTAPTQTFHDGYTIPQIGLGVWKTPDDVAVDAVATALRSGYRHIDTAAIYGNENGVGEGMRQSGVERKDIFLTTKLWNEDQGYDSAFRALDASLDRLGTDYVDLYLIHAPSAFRGKYVESWKALIDIQKTGKARSIGVSNFTTGFLNEIIDATGVVPVINQIELHPKFQQRELRALHEKLGIITQSWSPLGQGQQLDNPVIAEIAKRYGKTPAQIIIRWHLDSGLNVIPKSVTASRIIENFAVFDFALDAEAMAAINALDDAGGRIGFDPATMTF; encoded by the coding sequence ATGACCACTGCACCGACCCAGACTTTCCACGACGGCTACACCATTCCCCAGATTGGACTGGGCGTGTGGAAAACCCCCGATGATGTGGCTGTGGATGCTGTCGCCACGGCTCTGCGCTCTGGATACCGTCATATCGACACGGCGGCCATCTACGGCAATGAAAATGGCGTTGGTGAAGGCATGCGCCAAAGCGGGGTGGAGCGAAAGGATATCTTTCTGACCACCAAGCTCTGGAATGAGGACCAAGGTTATGACAGTGCGTTTCGCGCGCTCGATGCGAGCCTAGACAGACTGGGCACCGACTATGTCGACCTCTATCTTATCCATGCCCCGTCAGCCTTTCGCGGCAAGTATGTTGAGAGCTGGAAGGCGCTCATCGATATCCAAAAGACGGGTAAGGCGCGCTCCATAGGTGTGTCGAATTTTACGACTGGCTTTTTGAACGAGATCATTGATGCCACTGGCGTCGTGCCGGTGATCAACCAGATCGAGCTACACCCAAAGTTCCAACAGCGTGAACTGCGGGCTCTTCACGAGAAGCTTGGCATCATTACTCAGAGCTGGAGTCCATTGGGACAAGGTCAGCAGCTTGATAATCCGGTGATTGCGGAAATCGCCAAGCGGTATGGCAAAACCCCTGCGCAGATCATTATCCGCTGGCATTTGGACAGCGGCCTCAATGTCATCCCGAAATCGGTGACAGCGAGCCGCATTATTGAGAATTTTGCCGTGTTCGACTTTGCGCTTGATGCCGAAGCGATGGCAGCCATCAACGCCCTAGACGACGCTGGAGGGCGCATCGGCTTCGATCCGGCGACGATGACGTTCTAA